In a single window of the Micromonospora sp. WMMD1155 genome:
- a CDS encoding universal stress protein, which produces MNSANNAAVVVGVDGSEPALRAVRLAATEAARRHRPLRVVHGFIWPLLHVPTAPAPGAPPGGGLRHGAEELVEAAVSEAEATAPGLSISGEIIDGEAAAVLVGESTTAALIVLGDRGLGGFSALVVGSVAVQVAAYADCPVLVARGAQRPDEPVLAAVDGSEAARVAVDFAAETAVSRGVPLVAVHAYRHPGSSGPGDMQPLVYDDAKLHAEQERMLAGWLTGLTERHPTVRLTCRAVRGRAGSVLADESRSAQLVVVGGQGRGEVSGLLLGSVSQSLLHHAQCPVAVVRGPH; this is translated from the coding sequence GTGAACTCGGCGAACAACGCGGCGGTGGTGGTCGGCGTGGACGGCTCGGAGCCGGCGCTGCGGGCCGTCCGCCTCGCCGCCACCGAAGCCGCGCGTCGGCACCGACCACTGCGGGTCGTGCACGGCTTCATCTGGCCGCTGCTGCACGTGCCGACCGCCCCCGCCCCCGGTGCGCCACCGGGCGGTGGGCTCCGCCACGGGGCCGAGGAACTGGTCGAGGCCGCAGTGTCCGAGGCCGAGGCGACAGCACCCGGGCTGTCGATCAGCGGCGAGATCATCGACGGCGAGGCGGCCGCCGTACTCGTGGGTGAGTCCACCACCGCGGCGCTCATCGTGCTCGGCGACCGTGGCCTGGGCGGCTTCTCCGCGCTGGTGGTCGGGTCGGTCGCGGTGCAGGTGGCCGCGTACGCCGACTGCCCGGTGCTGGTGGCCCGCGGCGCGCAACGACCCGACGAGCCGGTGCTGGCCGCGGTGGACGGGTCGGAGGCCGCCCGCGTCGCCGTCGACTTCGCCGCCGAGACCGCCGTGTCCCGGGGTGTGCCACTGGTCGCGGTGCACGCCTACCGGCACCCCGGCAGCAGCGGCCCCGGCGACATGCAACCCCTGGTGTACGACGACGCGAAGCTGCACGCCGAGCAGGAGCGGATGCTCGCCGGGTGGCTGACCGGCCTGACCGAGCGCCACCCGACGGTACGACTCACCTGCCGGGCCGTGCGCGGACGCGCGGGCAGCGTGCTCGCCGACGAGTCCCGCTCCGCCCAACTGGTGGTGGTGGGTGGGCAGGGGCGCGGGGAGGTGTCCGGGTTGCTGCTGGGGTCGGTGAGCCAGTCGTTGCTGCACCACGCGCAGTGCCCGGTCGCCGTGGTCCGCGGGCCGCACTAG
- a CDS encoding SAM-dependent methyltransferase has protein sequence MDGPDQPSTARMIDFWLGGEHHFPVDVAAASAFEQAYGSCAPVFRELRAFLGRAVRAMADQGVDGFLVFGAGVPTRGNVHEVATDATVLYTDVDPVTIRLGQSILAGSDRAGYGFGDATDIGTIDPAQLHRFVPGWGRRPVGVVFLGLAAFLDDDTLTRTLDELYAAAAPGSLLAVDFDTEELAGHPQALAMMGPQFRMRPPAAFAPLLGRWAPTEDGIVPVTDWRPEGPPPRVPDAFHGVLATRGGD, from the coding sequence ATGGATGGACCAGACCAGCCGAGCACCGCGCGAATGATCGACTTTTGGCTCGGTGGGGAGCACCACTTCCCGGTCGACGTGGCCGCCGCGAGCGCGTTCGAGCAGGCGTACGGGTCGTGCGCGCCGGTGTTCCGGGAGCTGCGGGCGTTCCTGGGCCGGGCGGTGCGGGCGATGGCCGACCAGGGCGTGGACGGTTTCCTGGTGTTCGGCGCCGGGGTGCCGACGAGGGGCAACGTGCACGAGGTCGCCACCGACGCGACGGTGCTCTACACCGACGTCGACCCGGTCACCATCCGGCTGGGCCAGAGCATCCTCGCCGGCAGCGACCGGGCCGGCTACGGCTTCGGTGACGCGACCGACATCGGCACGATCGACCCGGCGCAGCTGCACCGCTTCGTGCCGGGCTGGGGGCGACGGCCGGTCGGGGTGGTCTTCCTCGGGCTCGCCGCGTTCCTCGACGACGACACGCTGACCCGCACGCTCGACGAGTTGTATGCCGCCGCGGCGCCGGGCAGCCTGCTCGCCGTGGACTTCGACACCGAGGAGTTGGCGGGTCACCCGCAGGCCCTGGCGATGATGGGGCCGCAGTTCCGGATGCGTCCGCCGGCGGCGTTCGCGCCCCTGCTGGGTCGTTGGGCGCCGACGGAGGACGGGATCGTCCCGGTCACCGACTGGCGGCCGGAGGGTCCACCGCCGCGGGTGCCCGACGCGTTCCACGGCGTGCTGGCGACCCGGGGCGGCGACTGA